Proteins from a genomic interval of Yarrowia lipolytica chromosome 1E, complete sequence:
- a CDS encoding uncharacterized protein (Compare to YALI0E25003g, no similarity possibly noncoding), which yields MNEQDDNDVRSPGLSSSCSSAMTSHTGTPLLQEACSSSSVPPMSLDAFNEKLLIHPSGEEQVVLSCATQSHVATRSRRRYDVDVFFDRQQNESSQGTTPAATGSDKSKGKQPAVSATVESISAPLASQVVPPAAVSLFPATNMNQFDSKSEEYIPLDGCVEG from the coding sequence ATGAACGAACAAGACGATAATGATGTGCGTTCGCCGGGTCTGTCGTCCTCCTGCTCAAGCGCCATGACCTCTCACACGGGCACCCCGCTGCTGCAAGAGGCGtgctcctcgtcctcagtGCCTCCCATGTCTCTCGACGCCTTCAACGAAAAGTTGTTGATACACCCATCCGGCGAAGAGCAGGTGGTGCTATCTTGTGCTACACAGTCCCATGTGGCCACCCGCAGCCGCAGACGCTATGATGTGGACGTTTTCTTTGACAGACAACAGAACGAGAGCTCCCAGGGAACCACTCCCGCAGCTACAGGCTCCGACAAGAGCAAGGGTAAGCAGCCGGCCGTGAGTGCCACGGTCGAAAGCATTTCCGCACCTCTGGCTTCGCAAGTGGTGCCCCCAGCGGCAGTCTCGCTCTTCCCAGCTACAAACATGAACCAGTTTGACTCAAAGTCCGAAGAATATATTCCTTTGGACGGTTGTGTTGAGGGATAG